In the genome of Arachis stenosperma cultivar V10309 chromosome 6, arast.V10309.gnm1.PFL2, whole genome shotgun sequence, the window GACCACCGATCGCGAGTGGAGGGAGTTTGCCGACTGATTGGAGCATGACGTTCCTGGAGCTGAGGCTGGGGATCCAGTGGACTACCATGTTCCTCGACGTAGAGGCAGACGGCCACCTGCGCGGCCTGACCGTCTCAGCTTCGGTCGCTTGTTGAAGTACCTTTACCGTAACCGCAGCATCCGCCCTAACCATAGGAAGAATCCTCGCACATATAACGTTATAATCCAGCTGACGGTGATCACTTGAAATAGAAGTTGCGAGGCACGTGTGTGGCCCGTTGTACCTCCTAACCTCCCAAGTTCCCTTTCGTGCACGAAGCGCTACACGAATCAACCAAGTGCAACCCTTGCCGAATTCCTTGCATTTTCCATGATACTTCAAATGATCCGATTCGATGACTCTGTACTCAACACCTCGCCGGATGCTATAGTCCTTCACACTGAGCACAGCTTCATCTTTACTCTGGAACGATTGCCCAATCTCAAATTCTGTAGAAGATCTACCCACTCTGTTACCACTGTCTTCCTGTTGACCAAGAGCTTCCAAGTTTAGTGTGGAGAAGTGTGGAGGGTATTGATGAGAAGCAGAACTTGAAGGCCGATGCTGCGCATGTGGATCGCCGCCTGTGTTTTCGTCGCTGTCACCATCGATATCAACAGGCTCCTGGTCAGACTCATCGTCACGCATTGCATTCTCTACTTGATCAGGTCCACCAAAGTCTTCAAGATAAGGCACGAGGCCACCACCGGTGCCCACAACGTTGGGAGGCTCCATGACTGCTGCATGGTCCAAAGGGACAGAACCAACAACCTCCGTTTGTTCTAAGTCAGCCGCAAAAGAAGGTGATTGAACCGGCGGAAGATGCGGTCTGACCGCAGGCATCGAACTAGATGCACCACCCGCGGAACCTACGCAAGGAACTGGAGCGGATGCCCCAGAACTATCGACACCAACCTCCAACTTCGCGAACAACTCATGGATTCTGATCTCTGGAAAGCTCCTTACACAGTAGAACAGAACCCTAATATCTTCATCAGACTTAACCGCAAAGGTTTCATACTGAACACCGGTTGAGACAACCGCCATgggaatcttgtagaatagTTTCTTCACCCACTTGCAACCCAACACGCCAAGCTTCTCCAAGATGCTATTCTTCAAGTCCGACAAACTCATAGACGAACTGATAAAAATACTTAGTGGTTCTCTGTCGGTGAACTTCACACCTTGCCTTttgctttttttaatttttccagAGCAATGCACCAGAGCAAGAAAGCTCTCTTCCTCACTAGCCATTGTGAGAATGATCTCTTCTGGGGATTGAATCACccacatatatatacattttcCGTCATAGTAAACCGTGGCAACCCACCACGTTTTTTGCCCATTACTCTACATAAACCGTGGTAACCCACCGGGTTTTATGTGCTTATATCTTTtcctcataaaccgtggtgactccCCACGGTTTATGCATGTCAAATttccttcataaaccgtggtgacctacCACGGTTTTCTTCTACAAAAATTTGCTCCTAAtccgtggtgacctcccacggtttatgcatgtttagaaaccgtggtgggttgccacggtttacataTAAATCCGTTTTGTACAAAATCGTAACAACAAACAGATTTGCACATTTACGTAAAGAAATtcctctttttatttatttaagtaaattgccctagtaattattttatatattgtacgaatataaattaattatttttttatttataaaaattttaagaggcttgagtttgttatatatatatatgaatgtgatatatttctttatgtaaataatcttttaaaaaaatctaatagttaatctattatttttttattttagtctaaattaaatattttttattgtttttggaaAGAAATTTTTTTGAGGAATTTAATAACATGTGATAATGTGATGAGGAACACCgaataaattatacaaaaatcaattaaaacacaacataaaaacatctttaaaaaaagacattttagACGTCTTTATCTAAGTGACCTCATTCATTTTAAACACTAAATCCTAAAGCATCCTACACTAAATTCTAAATCAAGCAATACAAAAaactttaaatattaaattattttatttatgagtttaaaataaataaaataaaaaaaatttaaaaagtttataattcaattttaatatgttaatttttatttaaatattagaaatagaaaataaaaaataatttattagaattttttataaaatttttatttgaaaacatcaatttttattaaaatacttattatttcataattttatgaataaattaaaataaaaatacaaaaatacaaaaataaaaaaaattacaatccAAGTGACAAAAAAAAGGAGCTAAATAATTGTATAAATAAATGATATCATTCTGTATCTAATAATAAATATCGTTAATAGTCTAGTTGATTTTTATTAATggattaatatataaaagtgccaatatttcttttaataaatatCTGATCATCTTTTTTTatgcatattattattattattattattattattattattattattattattattattattattattattattattattattataattgaaagatgatttaaaatataaaatgtgAAAAGATTATTTTGATAATGATATATGGTACGTAGAGTTTAATTTGTAGATAAACTATTAGAccattacaaaaaaattttaaccagATTAGTTATAatgaacaaaattaattaataaaaatatctagcTATCACGTGTCGTAAGTCTCAATATAACCTGCAAAGGAGCTTTAAGTTACAGAAAATATCTAGAATCGCAATCTCTCTCTGGACACTTATCTCACAGTGGTGTtgacaacaaaaacaaaacatacAGATGTAGACCATGCAAAAGAACATTGGAAACAGATGAGAACGTTTTTATTCTAGaaagaaacaaacaaacatGTTACATTCTTGAGGGAATCTATATATTATTCCCCGAGACCATAGCACATCTTCATCAACTGATGTTATTCTTAGCTACATCCATCACAACAAGTACACAAACTTATTTGTGTGAATGATTAGCTATtattacaacatataatataaCATAAATTCATCACCTCATGCAATTAGTACAAATTCTAATCATCTAACCCATTAATGTTAATGATAACTTTAACACCAAACTCTTTATTTTTTGGCGTATTAAAAAATACAGATCTAGTTCTCTTAATGCTAATGATAACTTCAACACCAAGAGTTGAAgagtttttaaaattctaaaattttaaattctctaatcttaaaatcaaaatcTTAAACCATTCAACTCTAAACTCTAAACAAAAAATCACAAACcgtaatttagtttttaattataaatctTAAACCATTTAATTCTaaccaatttaattttaaatcataaatcctAAAGCATCCTACACTAAATTCGAAATCAAACAATACTAaactttaaatactaaattattttatttatgagtttaaaattaataaaataaaaaaaatttaaaaaacttacAATCCAGTTTTAGTATGTTAgtctttatttaaatattaaaaatagaaagtaaataataatttattaaaactttttataaaatttttatttgaaaacatcattttttattaaaatacttattatttcataattttatgaataaattaaaattaaaaggtacaaaatacaaaaaataacaaaattacaACCCaagtgacaaaaaaaaaaacgagctaaataattatataaataaatgataTCATTCTGTATCTAATAATAAATATCGATAATAGTCTAGTTGATCTTTATTAATggattaatatataaaagtgacaatatttattttaataaagatCTGATCATCTTTTTTTATGCACATtattaacattattattattattattattgaaagatgatttaaaatataaaatgtgAAAAGATTATTTTGATAATGATATATGGTACGTAAAGTTTAATTTATAGTTGAACTATTGGACcattacaaaaaattttttaaccagCCCAATCTCATCTCTATCTACTAGTTATAatgaacaaaattaattaatcaaaatatCTCGCCATCTCAATATAACCTGCAAGGTGAATTATAGCGTACAGATGATTATTTACAGATATTTTTGACGCGTTCGTAGATGATGACACGTGGTAGTATAAGAAATAAGGCTTCAGCTGGCTGTGTGTCTCTGGAATATGTAGCTAAAGCCATGTTTTTAAAACGGAATTATGATAGGTGGGGTCGTTTTATCTAATATAATAGTTTCGGGCAATACACTTTTGTAAAAAAAGTTCAACTTCAGACTTATCAAATTTGTGTTGAAATAAATTGCTTTaataatgaataaaattttgCAAATGAATagagaataataaataattaaaacttatttaaaaatacatagagaattaaaatatttagttatgctgaaaataaaaaagaaaataattataaattattttttttgttatttaagaTTAATATACCTATTTTctagataattaattattaaaaatttaaatttaatttatagaaAGAGATATTTGTGtagatttaaattaataaattatttcaaaatttaaaaatataccTATTATAAAAAGAATTGTGTGGGTTGTAAATATATCTAGCCATTCTAACATATTTGGTGTTTTTTTAATTGGTTTtcttgtttttaaaaaaaattaaaaaattaaagtatttttattgaattttaagGAGTAATAGTCAAATTCGTTCTTAAAAGAtcacttattttttaaattggttttcaaataatttttttagtcatattactctctgaaaaataaaatgtaaGTCAACATAGTATTTCCATCAGTTAGATGATAATGTGTCACATTAAGTTCTGTATGTCACAAGATGATTGGTTGATGTGTCAGATTAGTGACATGTGGCATgtcacttgttatttgtttatgatGGTTATTAGTGGCTAAGAAAAGGGAGGTTGAATCCTAGTTATCTTTTTCCAAATATacatttttttgctttttcaaagaACTCAagagatatttttgtttttgtctcgTGACAAGTTGAGAGACACTTTATTTTTGTCTCCTGAGTAACAAAACCAAATCGAAGTAGAGAAGAAGAAGTAACACACAgatgtatcctggttcagctatCTAGTGCAATGTAGCCTACATCCAGTTTCCATCACAATTATGATAAAATTTCACTATATCTTTTACAAGATTACAAACATCAATGCTTCCCTAAGATCTACCCAATTCTATTTGGGACAAATCCAGATTCTAACCCAATTTGAATTTGACTAGGATTCAATCTAGCTTTCAACAGccaagtgctaacccaacttgtaaGGAAATTTCCACAGGATCATGAAACAAAACAGAaagatgtacaaaggacctctGAGACATCTTATGCCTTTTTCTCACCGTTTAACTTACTGTCTTCTACCTTTCATTAGTTTTTTCTTACAAATCTTACTATGTTTGCCTTTTTCAATGAGACTCGAACACACTAAAGTgagaaaaaaatactaaatgaataacatgaagaagaagaactcaATCAGCTTAGGTAGCTATGAGAATAAAGGTTCTAAAAACCAAATCGATTAATAAACCAGtaaaataattgatttaacGATTTAATAGTTTaaccaatttaattaaatataaaataaaattattaaaaattctattttcaaaaataaacaTTTATAATTACTTAATTAGTAATTATCACCAACACAAACTTGCACAAATCAAATACAATTAACAACACTACCAACACATCAACGAAAATAGTTTCTGAATTTATACCATTTCTAGTTACTTCAACAAACTAACAACACATGTAACATCATAACACAATCAACAATTACATCCAGAAGAAGTTGAgaaaacaaattcaaaaattaaaatccattacaatttaacaataaaataaaaaatcaacacACAATTAATAAAATACATCAAAAAGTTCATAACACAATCAATAATTACATTCAGAAGTTTAGAAGACAAacttagaaattaaaatttattacaattgacaataaaattagaaatcaacacaaaatttacaaaataccatcaaacaaacaattaaaaattacatAATAATGTTTGGTCATTACTTGGGTTAATTTTCTAAACTGAACTgtttataatcaaaatagtctCTAAAAGTATACACCTAAGTTATTTTTattcctaaaattttaaaaattaatcaaattagttcttatataattttttttcataatattaaattttaaataatttttttatactactaattttaatatattttttagaccataataaacaaaattttctttacataaaataataaaagtaattaaattatttactaCCAACTCAATaggtattttattatttttaagagattaatttttatttatttttaaaaaattttaaatttaataaaataatttaaaaattaagaataaaaaattttaaaaataaatatacaaattttataagctattttttataactataaattgatattttatGTTAGTAATATTACATGATAAAATCGTTCgacaattaaatttaattaaattagtttaataattgATAAGCACATACAAAAAAAAGGAGacacataaaaaaatagaaaaataataatgtttaggtatatactaaaattagctattaaaattagttataaaggtagaatatatattaaaatataaaatacacttttaaaatgaattaactatacatatatttatatacaaattttatgatgaataattttaatgatcgatttagaaaaaaattaatcccTTACTTATTGTATTTTTGATAAAATACAGGATCTGTTTTATGACTTTCTAGTGATGAATGGTCGAATATAATTATATACACAAACTAAAATATTTCAATTGTAGTTTTTTTTCAATTGCAACACATCCAAGTtataccaaaaatatttttgaaacacatccataatcataaatctaaaacttaaatttaaacattaaaaaataattgtaacatatctaaaattatgaagttatgcaaaaaatgtttttgaaacaCTTCTAAAATACAGAAATTACAcatgtaaaataatttaatattgtAATATATATGTTGATGCGGATGAACGGTGACGAGGAGGAGGAAGGCGACGACAAAGATGAGTGTTGACCAAGGGGGAGTGCGGCGTTGTGAATGAGCGCCGAGAAGGAAGAATGCAGTGTCGAAGATGAGCGCGGAAGAGGAAGGTGGCGCGGAAGAACGGCGGTGGAGAATAACTTCTCTATATTTTCGATGTGCGCCTATGAGTTTTCGATGTACGCCCCTCAGTTTTCGATGTGGGGCAAATGTAACTTCTTTGCTtctttaaatgttttgtattggtttagttaataattagatggtttaaggtttattttaaaattttaaaatccaaattttgaattttgaataatttgatttttagatatgtatttaaattataatatattaataattaaatatattaaatctgaaatagaaatttaaaaattttcagttttatttaatttgtattttaaatgtgtatttaattttaaaaagacacTAAATCTATCCATAATTTTTAGAtgtgtttattttaattttttttaattattataataaaaaactgaatattatactatttttaaaGGATACCTAATTGAAttgtttaaaatattaattagtgtgttttttttcaaaagtaaaCATTTTAAGGTCTCAAGATCTCCTGTTACAATGATTCCAACGTCTATATATTCAAGAGATGATTTGATACCCCTAAAAAACATAATATCttttaacattaattttcaacttttaaaataaatagaaaagttttttttaaccaatatgttatttttttaaatttaatgccaaattgctatttttttttgaaattatttagctaaatattacttttttatattactatagttgattataattaaaaataaaaactttttagttatttattaaaattatgtatgaaaataaaaagaattgtCAATATAAATCTTTAAATAAACTACAAGTTAAATAGTGTTGGAAAATATAGATAAATCAAGTTAAATCTCTTGTTTTTTATAGGGCtgcaatatatattttttcgtTTTGTGGTCATGGGGCTACAGTAATACAAACCATTTTACGGCAGTAAAGGTACTGAGTACCCATACCCAACAATGGACTTGTATGTTCAAGTTTTTtctaacaataaataaaaattacatgTGAGTTCAAAATGCAAACAAATCCATACACATTTAAGGCAATCTAACCCAACGTAGAAAGAGTACTGTTTCATAATTCAGCCAACCCAAACCGCTCATTTGCTTGAAAATAATTATCTACAAAGCTGCTTGTTTCAAGGGAGATCCAGTGCACACGTGTCAAAATAATATGAATCTCTGTAAATTTAAATCTGTATGCTAGTGCGACCCAAGCTGCAAAGGAGCTTTAAATTACAGAAAATATCTTCAATCACATTCTCTCTCTGGACACTAATCTCACAGTGGTGTTgacaacaaaaagaaaacatacaGATGTAGACCATGCAAAAGAACATTGGAAACAGATGAGAACGTTTTTATTCTAGaaagaaacaaacaaacatGTTACATTCTTGAGGGGATCTATATATTCCCCTTCACCATAGCACATATTCATCAACTTATCTTATTCTCAGCTGCATCCATCACAATAAGTACACAAACATTTGTGTAAATAGTTAGTTATTGTTACAACATACAACATAACCTAAATTCACCATCTTATATTCACCATCCTATGTAATTAGCATACATTCTAATCACCCAATCCATTAATATTAATGGTAACTTTAACATCAAATTCTTCATTTTTTGGTGCATTGAAAAATTTAACATCAAATTCTTCATTTTTTGGTGCATTGAAAAATATagatttaattcttttaatgcTAATGGTAACTTTAACATCAAATTTGCGAAGAGAATTAGATCTAATTCTCTTGAAATTATTATTAGCATTAAAAGAATTAGATCTGTATTTTTTAATGCgtcaaaaagtaaaaaatttggTATTGAAGTTACCATTAGCATTGGTAGGTTAAGTGATTAAAATTTGTGCTAGTTGTATGAAGTGGTGAATTTAGATTATGTTATATATTGTAACAATAACTAACCATCCACACAAACAAATTTGTGTACTTGTTGTGATGGAATTTGTACTTGTGATGGATGTAATTTAGAATAATATCAGTTGATGAAGATGTGTTATGGTCAAGGGAAATATATAGATCCCCTGTTGTAAGTATATTTCAGTGCACCAATAAATTTAGTGACTCAAACTTGGATCTGTATTGGCCATCTATACATTTCCTCATCAGGAACTGGGATAGAAAATGTTGTCAATCCAGTATCCAAGTCATACTTGAACTCGGTTTTGGCTTCGCTGACGGTGCACTTTAATGGCCGTTGAGAGGAGTATACACCAAATCTCCCACTTCCCCTCACTTTCAGAGAAATAGTTGCTGCTGCTGATCGGTTAGAACTCGGATCATTGGTCACTTCAGATGAAGCCTCATCATCATATAGTTCCATGTTGTTCTCAGAAACTTTATGGATTTCAACTTGCTCCACAGCTCCTCCAGTGTTGAACATGTCCAGAAGTCCTATTGCTGCAAACGAGATACTTGAGGTAATTTCCTGTCCAATGATAATACAATGATTAGCAAAGTTTTAGACCAAAGAAATCAATTTGGTACATCATTGGATTAATGTATCTGGATACAATAACAGAGGCTTTACCTCCACAGGACAGAAATGGAACAGCTCATACTCCAGAACATTTAATATCACCGGAACTGAAGCACCATTTGATAGCCGAATTATGTCACCTGAAAACACAGCAAGGTGTTTGTGCCCTGGCCCTTGAGGTATTTAGAATGATGGTATCTGATTTTATTAATGAAGTGAAACTAGAACCTGATCTGTAAGCATAGGCAATAACATCGCCACGCCAACCAGGACCGGCGACTTGAGCTATGAGATCGACATCAGAGGCACCAACGGAGCTGGAGAGAGTGCCAGGAGATGCATCATGGATGCGGATTCTCTTCTCTACCTTACACCATCCAGCACCTTGGCAGTTAAATGCACCCACTACTCCAGAGTATTTGTTCAAGTTCCATATTTTGAGTAAGCTGGAATTAGCAATTCATTTAAATATTCAGCAAATTATGTCCAAATAACATTGAAATTAAAGAACATATGAATGCAACTCTAGTGAAGTCAAAAAACCTCGTCCCATCTCTTGCAGGATCGGCGAAGAGGCAATCGAGGGTGGGCCTTCCGGGTAACTGAGCACGGAGAACTGAACCATCAGGGAGAACCAGCTTCTTAAGAAGATCAAAGTTGTGGTTGCCTGGCTTGTCACTGCAAAGAACCATCATAAATGAAATCTGTTCATTTCATTTCTAGGTATGTTATCCATCAGTTCTCAACTAACAACTTCACGTGAAAATAACCGAGTTTTCTCCTATTGTTTACCTAACATAGATTGGACATCCACCGATTGCGCGAGCTGCGGCGTGATACTCGGCTGCTGGATGTAAACTCTGGAATTGCAAAGAAACAAGGAGACAATCATAAAATTTGAAACTTTCCAATACTACATTGAACTATTCACTTTAACTTACCTGAAACATGTCCCAGTCTGGCTGCATGAATTCTCCGAGGAAAAGTGTGTTGTATGCTACAGATGAAACGTGGATGGTATGAGAGGCCGGATCATGCGGGTAAAAATCATCCGATGCTCTCACAACAGCAGTCTGCTTAGAACTATAGAGGCTATCAGTGTTGTGACACATACAAGCGATGCATCCATTATCAGGAAAGTTATGAGCAATTGAAGCCTCGAGTGCATGATGATAGCTGCGTGTGAGCATGACTCTGCCGCCGTGTCCAGCACCAAGGGTCTCAATGATGTTCTGAACATCAACCTTTACTCCATCTACTCCACATGAAGCCAAGTAAGCATGGAGCTCATTGTAGAAATCGAAGACCTTCTTTGGGTGCACTAGACCAAGGCCATGGACAGCTAGGCTGTCCATGACGATGTCGGGTTGGTTCCCGAGTATGCCGGGAGACTGTACTGGATAGGCCAATGCAGATTCATAGTGCTCCATCCCTTCTGCCGCTGGCTTCACTCCACCCCAATAACCAGCTAGAGCATGCCATACATAAACATTTCTGTCCCAAAATGAAAAATTCAAGTAACTTGATTAGGTTAATTGAGAGATGCCAAAGTACTAATTCACAAGAGAGTTTGTTGCCTCAAAATTTCTTCATAGAATTTAATGATGCTAAGACATACTTCACGTTGTAATTTTTCTTTGCTTCATCTACAACATGCTTCAGGCCTAAGTCTTGTTCATTGTTCTGTTCATTCTTCTTTTGGAATTTAGCATTTTCTTTTATACCAGTCAACCTAGTAGCAAACCTGCAATGATTCGATAATTTCCAAGATCTCAATTGCATGTGATGTAAGCTGTAACAAAAACAATATAACTAATTACATCAAACAGAAATATTACTGTGCTCCTTCTTGTACGACGCAATCATCAGCTTCGTTTGGTTTACTTTCAATCTGTTGCCAACCGTCATCTATGATGATGAACCGTGGCGGTGTACCTCCTTCTGATAGACTGCAATTACATTGAATAGATTTCAATGTTCAATTAATATTCAAACATCAGAAACAAACCAATATATGATACAAAATGCTCTCACTAACTACCTTTTCAGGCCTTCTTCAACACCCTCGGCAGTAACATCAGTATAGAAAGCATCCCATGTACACCAGCCAAACCAGTCAACAAAAGATGGCAACTGCAtaaaaccaacaaaaacaaaattacaaTATCCCTTAGATATTATTAACTTGTGATAATCATATCTCAACATAATAGTACATGGAAAATGATCTTACCCTTTTCTTCTCGCGATGAGAGAAAGTTTGCATGCGGTTTTCCACGGCCCTTGAATGAGAAAGTAGAACAAAAAGGGGATTAGTAAAACCATTGTTATCAAAATTCAAAGGTTTGAGAAAGGGTGGCACTTACTTCACAGCCTGATTGATAACTTCGAAGGGGTTGGTTCCAGCATGGATGTAGACAAGGTTAAGGCCTTGCCTGGTAACAACATCCTTGTCTCCtgcaaaaccaaaatcacataCCAAAAGGAAAAGGGTCGTTTCGGTTTCTTTCGGATGCCATCCAATACATATATTCTCCAAAGCTATAAACTCCATTGGATAGTGTGATTGAGTGGTTTATCCGGCGCAAATCATAGAAGTAATAAACACAGGTTGTCCTCCCCATGACCTTCAACACTTGGTTGAGGGGGGATTGAACTGAATTCAACCATGACCTCCATAGCTATAAGCTAAGCTATGGAATTGTGGTAGCAGGGTTTCATGTAATATAAACCAAATAGTACTCACCACTTTCCAAACAAATCTCCAGCTCGTTCTTGTCGTTGCCTTGCAGGACGGCACGGAATTGGCCTTCAAGGAGAGGAAGCATAACAATGTAGATTGTTGCAGAATTGTCTTCGTCAATCTCACTGTCATTGCTCTCAATGAGCATAAATTGTGTCTCAAGGGGGACATCCCTTCCACATTTTCCCATCCTCTGGGTCATCCACCATAACTTGAACCGGAAACAACACATGAACCGTAATCCGCTGCACATAAAACCAATTTTTCCATAAAAATTACTAACATCAGATTCATGCTAGTCATCACAAAACCTCTACCTAAATAGCACAAGGAAATATTACTTAGCTTGTTCATGCCCCTAATTACAAGTTAATACTCATTACTCATCACGTGATGTATTAGTTCAAACTGTAGTAATGAAAAGGAATGATTCAATTGAAATGAAAAATTAAGAGTAAAAGAAGAGTGCATGCTTATATACTAATGGCTctaactaactaatttaattattaactattaatttaatGCACGTAAGTCTAATATGATGTGAACATTTTACACGCATTCTATTATACATTTTGTTGCCTTCTCGGTCAGTAAAATGGTCTAATTCTTGgtctttttaaatcataattacccacaataaaataattctattttcttctaaaaatatataaagaatagAGCTAAGCTCCAAATAGTCTCAGAATTACCC includes:
- the LOC130933726 gene encoding uncharacterized protein LOC130933726, encoding MSLSDLKNSILEKLGVLGCKWVKKLFYKIPMAVVSTGVQYETFAVKSDEDIRVLFYCVRSFPEIRIHELFAKLEVGVDSSGASAPVPCVGSAGGASSSMPAVRPHLPPVQSPSFAADLEQTEVVGSVPLDHAAVMEPPNVVGTGGGLVPYLEDFGGPDQVENAMRDDESDQEPVDIDGDSDENTGGDPHAQHRPSSSASHQYPPHFSTLNLEALGQQEDSGNRVGRSSTEFEIGQSFQSKDEAVLSVKDYSIRRGVEYRVIESDHLKYHGKCKEFGKGCTWLIRVALRARKGTWEGGCCGYGKGTSTSDRS
- the LOC130932415 gene encoding probable galactinol--sucrose galactosyltransferase 2, whose product is MTVLVKISVNDGNLVVHGKTILRGVPDNIQLVPSSDNSLVTGAFVGATASNSKSLHVFPMGVLDGLRFMCCFRFKLWWMTQRMGKCGRDVPLETQFMLIESNDSEIDEDNSATIYIVMLPLLEGQFRAVLQGNDKNELEICLESGDKDVVTRQGLNLVYIHAGTNPFEVINQAVKAVENRMQTFSHREKKRLPSFVDWFGWCTWDAFYTDVTAEGVEEGLKSLSEGGTPPRFIIIDDGWQQIESKPNEADDCVVQEGAQFATRLTGIKENAKFQKKNEQNNEQDLGLKHVVDEAKKNYNVKNVYVWHALAGYWGGVKPAAEGMEHYESALAYPVQSPGILGNQPDIVMDSLAVHGLGLVHPKKVFDFYNELHAYLASCGVDGVKVDVQNIIETLGAGHGGRVMLTRSYHHALEASIAHNFPDNGCIACMCHNTDSLYSSKQTAVVRASDDFYPHDPASHTIHVSSVAYNTLFLGEFMQPDWDMFQSLHPAAEYHAAARAIGGCPIYVSDKPGNHNFDLLKKLVLPDGSVLRAQLPGRPTLDCLFADPARDGTSLLKIWNLNKYSGVVGAFNCQGAGWCKVEKRIRIHDASPGTLSSSVGASDVDLIAQVAGPGWRGDVIAYAYRSGDIIRLSNGASVPVILNVLEYELFHFCPVEEITSSISFAAIGLLDMFNTGGAVEQVEIHKVSENNMELYDDEASSEVTNDPSSNRSAAATISLKVRGSGRFGVYSSQRPLKCTVSEAKTEFKYDLDTGLTTFSIPVPDEEMYRWPIQIQV